A genome region from Bacillaceae bacterium IKA-2 includes the following:
- a CDS encoding YggT family protein encodes MATIESIIIQLLFLYSYVVIAYILMSWFPNARESTIGQFIASVVEPYLAPFRKIIPPLGMIDISPIVAIIALRFATYGVSALFAMF; translated from the coding sequence ATGGCTACGATAGAAAGTATTATTATTCAATTATTGTTTTTGTATTCGTATGTAGTTATCGCTTATATTTTAATGTCTTGGTTTCCAAATGCTCGGGAATCAACAATAGGTCAATTTATTGCTTCAGTTGTGGAACCATACTTAGCGCCGTTCCGAAAAATCATTCCACCTTTAGGAATGATTGATATCTCGCCGATCGTCGCAATTATCGCTTTAAGATTTGCTACTTATGGTGTAAGTGCTCTATTTGCGATGTTTTAA
- a CDS encoding YggS family pyridoxal phosphate-dependent enzyme: MTVIENLAKIEKGITAACQRVGRDRDSVQIIAVTKYVSDERAKEALEAGLTNIGENRVEEGVRKRKVLEGEGTWHFIGTLQTRKVKEMVDQFEYIHSLDRLSLAKEIQKRTNKKIKCFVQVNVSKEESKHGIDPSQLIGFINDLKSYPFIEIVGLMTMAPHVEDPLETRQYFRSLKELQQRVQALQVPYAPCQELSMGMSNDFQIAIEEGATFIRIGSSLVGSET, translated from the coding sequence TTGACAGTGATAGAAAACTTAGCAAAAATAGAAAAGGGAATCACAGCCGCCTGTCAGCGGGTTGGAAGGGATCGAGATAGTGTCCAAATTATTGCCGTAACAAAATACGTTAGTGATGAAAGGGCAAAAGAAGCACTTGAAGCAGGCCTCACTAATATAGGGGAAAATAGAGTTGAGGAAGGCGTACGAAAAAGGAAAGTTCTTGAAGGAGAAGGAACTTGGCACTTTATCGGCACCCTTCAAACACGAAAAGTAAAAGAGATGGTTGACCAATTTGAGTATATTCATTCTCTAGACCGTCTCTCTTTAGCAAAAGAAATTCAAAAACGAACAAACAAAAAAATAAAATGTTTTGTTCAAGTAAATGTTTCAAAAGAAGAATCGAAGCATGGTATTGATCCGTCTCAACTAATTGGTTTTATTAATGACTTAAAGTCTTATCCCTTTATTGAGATTGTCGGATTAATGACGATGGCTCCGCACGTTGAAGACCCTTTAGAGACCAGGCAATATTTCCGGTCTCTAAAGGAACTTCAACAAAGAGTCCAAGCCCTTCAAGTGCCCTACGCCCCTTGCCAAGAATTATCAATGGGAATGTCAAATGATTTCCAGATTGCCATTGAAGAAGGAGCAACATTTATAAGAATTGGCAGTTCGTTAGTAGGAAGTGAAACGTAA
- a CDS encoding cell division protein SepF → MSLKAKFKRFFELEDDDIEAIQNQNDWQEIDEDYITRGQDKKIEKANVVSLQSVQKSAKVMLLEPRTYDEVQDIADHLKNRKAVVINLQRISLDQAKRIVDFLSGTVYAIGGDIQKLGANIFLCTPDNVDVAGTISDITSE, encoded by the coding sequence ATGAGCTTAAAAGCAAAATTTAAGCGTTTTTTTGAGCTAGAAGATGACGATATTGAAGCTATTCAAAATCAAAATGATTGGCAAGAGATAGATGAAGATTATATAACTCGAGGTCAAGATAAAAAAATTGAAAAAGCAAATGTTGTGAGCTTACAAAGTGTCCAAAAATCTGCAAAAGTAATGTTACTCGAACCTAGAACTTACGATGAGGTACAGGATATTGCTGATCATTTAAAAAACCGTAAAGCAGTTGTCATTAACCTGCAACGAATTAGTCTTGACCAAGCAAAACGAATTGTCGATTTTTTGAGTGGAACAGTGTATGCTATAGGAGGCGATATTCAAAAGTTAGGAGCAAATATTTTTCTTTGTACTCCTGATAACGTTGATGTCGCAGGAACAATTTCAGATATTACTTCTGAATAA
- a CDS encoding RNA-binding protein — protein sequence MNIYEHFRAEERPFVDQVVEWKEIVKDRFIHKLTDFLDPRQQQIVAIVIGDDPDVLIAFFGGSSDAERKRALIYPPYLENVDEEFHLAAYIVEYPHKFVQLTHPDLLGSMMALGLKREKFGDIYIQEQLIQIVVAAEISSFVEANLQSIGRGPVKLARIPLDNLIVPMEDWQEKSVTVSSLRLDVILAEIYQLSRSKITPYIDSKRVKVNWRIVEQQAYQLQNGDYLSVRGLGRSKIVTIQGKTKKDKWRIVVGLRK from the coding sequence ATGAACATTTATGAACATTTTCGGGCTGAGGAGCGACCATTTGTTGACCAAGTAGTGGAATGGAAAGAAATAGTTAAAGATCGCTTTATACATAAGCTAACAGATTTTTTGGACCCTCGTCAGCAACAAATTGTTGCGATAGTAATTGGTGACGATCCCGATGTTTTAATTGCCTTTTTTGGTGGATCATCTGATGCAGAGCGTAAAAGAGCCCTTATCTATCCGCCATATCTTGAAAATGTAGATGAGGAATTTCATTTAGCTGCCTATATTGTTGAATATCCACACAAGTTTGTTCAATTGACACACCCAGACTTGTTAGGCTCGATGATGGCCTTAGGTTTAAAAAGGGAAAAGTTTGGTGACATTTATATACAAGAACAGCTTATCCAAATTGTTGTTGCAGCTGAAATAAGTAGTTTTGTCGAAGCAAACCTTCAATCGATTGGTCGAGGACCTGTTAAATTAGCAAGGATCCCTCTTGATAATTTAATAGTTCCAATGGAGGACTGGCAAGAGAAAAGTGTAACGGTTAGTTCTTTACGCCTAGACGTAATACTTGCTGAAATTTATCAATTGTCTAGGTCGAAAATCACACCATATATTGATAGTAAACGGGTCAAAGTTAATTGGAGGATTGTAGAACAACAAGCATATCAACTTCAAAATGGAGACTATTTATCAGTTCGGGGATTAGGTAGAAGTAAAATTGTAACTATTCAAGGAAAAACTAAAAAAGATAAATGGAGAATTGTTGTCGGTCTGCGAAAATAA
- a CDS encoding DivIVA domain-containing protein produces the protein MPLTPLDIHNKEFNRGFRGYDEDEVNEFLDQVIKDYEIVHREKKELADRVVDLDERLAHFVNIESTLNKSILIAQETAEGVKRNAQKEAQLIIKESEKNADRIINDSLSKSRKIALEIEELKKQASVYKIRFKMLIEAQMEMLGNDDWDDLSRAKYEEREEAVREG, from the coding sequence ATGCCTTTAACACCATTAGATATTCATAACAAGGAATTTAACAGAGGTTTTCGTGGTTATGATGAAGATGAAGTAAATGAATTTTTAGATCAGGTTATTAAAGATTACGAAATAGTTCATCGTGAAAAAAAAGAGTTAGCAGATAGAGTTGTCGATCTTGATGAAAGACTAGCTCATTTTGTAAATATTGAATCAACTCTTAATAAATCAATTTTGATTGCTCAAGAAACAGCTGAAGGTGTAAAACGCAATGCTCAAAAAGAAGCACAACTTATTATTAAGGAATCTGAAAAAAATGCAGATCGAATTATTAATGACTCACTTTCAAAATCTCGAAAGATTGCACTAGAAATTGAGGAACTGAAAAAACAAGCATCTGTTTATAAAATACGCTTTAAAATGCTTATTGAAGCGCAGATGGAAATGCTTGGGAATGATGATTGGGATGATTTAAGCAGAGCTAAGTATGAAGAAAGAGAAGAAGCAGTTAGGGAAGGTTAA